In Candidatus Stygibacter australis, a genomic segment contains:
- a CDS encoding TetR family transcriptional regulator yields the protein MEILKDNVRLEIIRHARREFLEKGFRKTSLRTIAGKAGMTTGNI from the coding sequence TTGGAGATATTAAAAGATAATGTTAGATTAGAAATAATCAGGCACGCTCGACGTGAATTTCTGGAAAAAGGATTCCGCAAGACGAGTTTACGAACAATTGCCGGCAAAGCAGGTATGACCACCGGCAATATTTAA